The Lycium ferocissimum isolate CSIRO_LF1 chromosome 10, AGI_CSIRO_Lferr_CH_V1, whole genome shotgun sequence genome window below encodes:
- the LOC132034023 gene encoding premnaspirodiene oxygenase-like, with the protein METQQLPFIFISLLLFLYFLFRLFQISKESETLNKKLPPGPWKLPFIGNLHQLANGLLPHHTLRSISQKYGPLTYLQLGEISAIVVSSPEMAKEIMKTQDVRFATRPQSMTGSIIFYNYSDIALCPYGDYWRNMRKICVLELLSAKMVKSFYSIRQEEMSSLVSSIINSKPGSLVNLSSKIFWFTGSVTCRSAFGKVVHDQDTLIMLVKEAVSLSAGFDLADLFPSHKWLHGISGMKSRLLKAREKVDIILEKIINEHRGSRVNGKKGNGESGGEDLIDVLLRVMESGEFGILITNENIKAIVFEMFMAGAETSSTTIIWALSEMIKNPSVMAKAQLEVREALQGKKTLEDTDLEELKYFKLVIKETLRLHPAAPLLIPRECREETQIDGYNIPIKTKVIVNAWAIGRDPKYWDDPESFIPERFEDSPIDFRGNHFEFIPFGAGRRMCPGMISGLATVGHSLAKLLYHFDWKLPEAVNLDDFDMTEAEGVAASRKNDLCLIATPFGLS; encoded by the exons ATGGAGACTCAACAATTACCCTTCATCTTCATTTCACTCTTGCTATTCCTTTACTTCTTATTCCGTCTTTTTCAGATATCGAAGGAATCAGAAACCTTAAACAAAAAATTGCCTCCTGGTCCATGGAAGCTCCCTTTTATCGGGAACTTGCACCAGTTAGCAAATGGACTCCTGCCACATCATACTCTCAGAAGCATATCGCAAAAATATGGGCCACTGACATATTTACAACTTGGAGAAATTTCAGCGATTGTCGTGTCTTCACCTGAAATGGcaaaagaaatcatgaaaactCAGGACGTTCGCTTTGCAACTAGGCCCCAAAGTATGACCGGAAGTATTATTTTCTACAACTACTCGGACATAGCACTATGTCCATACGGTGATTACTGGAGAAATATGCGCAAAATATGTGTCCTGGAACTTCTTAGCGCAAAGATGGTCAAATCATTTTACTCAATTAGACAAGAAGAGATGTCAAGTCTCGTCTCATCTATCATCAATTCTAAGCCTGGCTCGTTGGTCAACCTATCAAGCAAAATATTTTGGTTTACAGGTTCTGTAACTTGTAGATCGGCTTTTGGAAAAGTTGTTCATGATCAAGATACGTTGATAATGCTGGTGAAAGAGGCAGTGTCATTATCTGCAGGATTTGACTTGGCTGATTTGTTCCCTTCGCATAAGTGGCTACATGGGATCAGTGGGATGAAGTCCAGATTGTTGAAGGCCCGCGAAAAGGTCGAtataattttggagaagatcATTAATGAGCATCGGGGAAGTCGAGTGAATGGTAAAAAAGGTAATGGTGAGTCCGGAGGTGAAGACCTGATCGATGTTCTACTACGAGTCATGGAGAGTGGGGAATTTGGAATCCTAATCACAAATGAAAATATCAAAGCAATTGTTTTT GAAATGTTCATGGCAGGAGCTgaaacatcatcaacaacaattatTTGGGCGTTGTCAGAAATGATAAAAAATCcaagtgttatggctaaagCACAACTTGAAGTTAGAGAAGCCCTACAAGGAAAGAAAACATTGGAGGATACTGATTTAGAAGAGTTGAAGTATTTCAAATTAGTGATAAAAGAAACACTAAGGTTACACCCTGCAGCTCCTCTATTAATCCCAAGGGAATGTAGAGAAGAAACACAAATTGATGGATACAATATACCTATCAAAACTAAAGTCATAGTGAATGCGTGGGCAATTGGAAGAGATCCAAAATATTGGGATGATCCAGAAAGCTTTATACCTGAGAGATTTGAGGATAGTCCTATTGACTTCAGAGGGAACCATTTTGAATTTATTCCATTTGGCGCAGGAAGAAGAATGTGTCCGGGAATGATATCCGGTTTAGCTACTGTAGGGCATTCTTTAGCGAAGTTGTTGTATCACTTCGACTGGAAGCTTCCTGAAGCGGTTAATCTGGATGATTTCGACATGACCGAAGCAGAAGGAGTAGCAGCCAGTAGAAAGAATGATCTTTGTTTGATTGCTACTCCTTTTGGTCTCTCTTAA
- the LOC132034024 gene encoding magnesium dechelatase SGRL, chloroplastic: MQSMASRFTTHSSSSFTCSYIHNCQVKHSTTPAVLLSSFSDRKPPYNTLVFQAVRLLGPPARFEASKLEVLLKGEEVDKYSSIVPRTYTLSHCDFTANLTLTISNNIQYDQLKGWYNKDDVVAEWTEVKGNLFLDVHCYVSGPNPLQELAAEFRYHIFSKELPLVLEAVLYGDSDFYKEHEELMNAIVRVYFHSSSKKYNRVECWGPLKDAAKGKQGDYINSFLSTSKGVKIQGSAKSIFQALFTFLL, encoded by the exons ATGCAGTCCATGGCCAGTCGCTTTACTacccattcttcttcttctttcacaTGTTCTTACATTCATAATTGTCAAGTTAAGCATTCAACAACTCCTGCTGTTCTGCTTTCTTCTTTTAGTGACAGAAAACCACCTTACAACACCCTTGTATTCCAG GCTGTTAGGCTCTTGGGTCCTCCAGCAAGATTTGAAGCTTCAAAGCTGGAAGTCTTGTTAAAAGGAGAAGAAGTTGATAAATACTCTAGTATCGTGCCAAGAACGTACACACTATCCCATTGTGATTTTACTGCTAATTTGACATTAACCATCTCAAACAATATCCAATACGATCAG TTGAAAGGGTGGTATAATAAGGATGACGTGGTTGCTGAATGGACAGAAGTGAAAGGCAACTTGTTTCTTGATGTCCACTGTTATGTGAGTGGACCGAATCCCCTACAGGAGCTAGCTGCCGAGTTCAGATACCATATCTTCTCCAAGGAATTGCCATTG GTACTTGAGGCTGTGCTCTATGGGGATTCAGATTTTTACAAGGAGCATGAAGAACTAATGAATGCTATTGTTAGAGTCTATTTCCATTCTAGTTCGAAGAAGTACAATCGTGTTGAATGTTGGGGTCCTCTTAAAGATGCTGCTAAG ggAAAACAAGGGGACTACATCAATAGTTTCCTCTCGACAAGCAAGGGGGTGAAAATCCAGGGAAGTGCAAAATCAATCTTCCAAGCTCTTTTCACCTTCCTTCTCTAA